One Paenibacillus crassostreae DNA segment encodes these proteins:
- a CDS encoding chlorophyllase/cutinase-like alpha/beta fold protein, whose amino-acid sequence MELETNLYTPLKPSNRSRIKLKMKSRIKTTYALDTTFWRIAQSGVWAVGCFMFALTALSMPTSLGSMLDILLIITLGTLGLSCSAHLIALLLAVIGIRIPRLFAGGVLFHLIAFYFIFWVPGSGIVVSIVMALFLTLLGIIIGCWIALLVSQQVRSRTKWIVTILLSIILCTSIISNSIERSDIISESPITDPTVTTLQVSNPSELGTYDTQYFTYGSGIDLHREEYGPKSDLTSSSVDASFYIDEWPLLRTLFWGFNQEALPLNGRVWMPTGEGPFPLVLIVHGNHLMEDYSDDGYGYLGELLASRGFVAISVDENFLNYSVWSGIPDNDIKIRSWLLLKHIQQMQLFSEDPESPFYQSVDFNNIALIGHSRGGQAVAMAADAKQWFQSDSGLKEDLQNKTFTIQAVIALAPTDSKVDGLQAKLQNVSYMALQGARDGDLNEYFGERQYTRTSFSSDDVGFKTYLHIPNANHSQFNTTWGGLDTNLPKGLFLNRKQMMTGSDQRQIAKVYVSAFLETVLHDTQEYEPLFRDYRTGLNWLPNSIYFNRFEDAKFTALARYDEDEDRTTLSYDGKAEASDGIRWTEESISLQNKGVLLETTEDHSKETSYSLSWDEEDVTDTFAEADGLSLSIADQSTLKEEILTSGDILPIADVDIALETSDGVSVTLPLSQFMNLQPIITPQFTKSEWLEKHFDKGKYNLPEKAILQTVELPFEEIQKVNPKFNPALIHRITLNFSRVPSTIILDDVGLYR is encoded by the coding sequence TGCCTACTAGCTTAGGCTCTATGCTCGATATACTCTTGATAATAACATTAGGTACACTAGGATTGTCATGCTCAGCCCATCTGATCGCACTCTTACTCGCCGTGATCGGAATTCGTATTCCACGTCTTTTTGCAGGTGGAGTTTTATTTCATTTGATCGCTTTTTATTTCATATTCTGGGTTCCAGGTAGTGGTATCGTTGTATCCATCGTAATGGCGTTGTTCCTCACCTTGTTAGGTATAATTATAGGTTGTTGGATTGCACTGTTAGTTAGCCAACAAGTGAGGAGTCGTACCAAATGGATTGTAACAATCCTATTATCTATCATCCTTTGTACCAGTATCATTTCTAATTCTATAGAGAGATCAGATATAATCTCAGAGTCACCAATTACAGATCCGACAGTTACAACACTCCAAGTCTCGAATCCATCTGAACTAGGTACTTACGATACTCAGTATTTCACATATGGCAGTGGCATTGATTTGCACCGCGAGGAGTATGGACCTAAGTCTGATCTGACATCTTCATCCGTAGACGCCTCCTTCTATATTGATGAATGGCCGCTTCTGCGCACTTTATTCTGGGGATTTAACCAAGAGGCACTTCCTCTTAACGGAAGAGTTTGGATGCCAACTGGGGAAGGTCCTTTCCCACTCGTACTGATCGTTCACGGTAATCATTTAATGGAAGATTATTCAGACGATGGGTATGGTTATCTTGGGGAATTACTTGCAAGTAGAGGGTTTGTAGCGATATCCGTCGATGAGAACTTTCTGAACTATTCCGTATGGTCGGGTATACCTGACAATGATATTAAAATACGATCATGGTTACTACTGAAACATATACAGCAGATGCAACTATTCTCAGAAGATCCTGAATCTCCCTTCTATCAGAGCGTGGATTTCAACAATATTGCTCTGATTGGCCATTCCCGTGGTGGACAGGCTGTGGCAATGGCTGCAGATGCGAAGCAATGGTTCCAATCTGACTCTGGACTTAAAGAAGACCTCCAGAATAAGACTTTTACTATACAAGCTGTTATCGCTCTCGCACCAACCGATTCAAAAGTCGATGGTTTGCAAGCTAAGCTTCAAAATGTAAGCTACATGGCTCTTCAAGGAGCACGTGATGGTGATCTGAATGAGTATTTCGGAGAACGTCAATACACTCGAACTAGCTTCTCTTCTGATGATGTAGGATTTAAAACCTATCTCCATATCCCCAACGCGAACCATTCCCAGTTCAATACTACATGGGGAGGGCTGGATACAAACTTGCCAAAAGGGTTATTCCTCAACCGCAAGCAAATGATGACGGGATCGGATCAAAGACAAATCGCTAAAGTGTATGTATCTGCCTTCTTGGAAACTGTCCTACACGATACTCAAGAATATGAACCTTTGTTTCGGGATTACCGCACAGGACTTAATTGGCTACCCAATTCTATCTATTTCAATAGATTCGAAGATGCGAAATTCACGGCGCTTGCGAGATACGATGAAGACGAGGATCGAACAACTCTCTCATATGATGGCAAAGCTGAGGCAAGTGATGGAATACGCTGGACAGAAGAGTCTATCTCTCTTCAGAATAAGGGTGTTCTTTTAGAAACGACGGAAGATCACAGCAAAGAAACATCTTACTCGTTAAGTTGGGATGAAGAGGATGTGACTGATACATTTGCAGAAGCTGACGGGTTATCTCTATCTATCGCAGATCAAAGTACACTTAAAGAAGAGATTCTTACATCAGGAGATATCCTCCCGATTGCCGACGTGGACATTGCATTAGAGACTAGTGATGGTGTATCCGTTACTCTTCCCTTATCTCAATTCATGAACCTTCAACCAATCATTACTCCTCAATTCACGAAGAGTGAATGGCTTGAGAAACATTTCGATAAGGGCAAATATAATCTTCCAGAGAAAGCGATCCTCCAGACGGTTGAATTACCTTTCGAAGAGATTCAGAAGGTTAATCCCAAGTTCAATCCTGCTCTTATCCATAGAATTACACTGAATTTCAGTCGTGTACCTAGTACAATCATATTAGATGATGTGGGGCTATACCGTTAA
- a CDS encoding ATP-binding cassette domain-containing protein, which produces MSIIVSTKHLTKSFQGKEVVSDVSMNIFQGEIYGFLGPNGSGKTTVMKMLLNLVKPTSGDIEIFGEPLTYSSIEYLKRVGSIIEFPVFYDKLTALENLELHCAYMGFYNKKALKETLELVHLTNVDQKSVRDFSLGMKQRLGIARAMITRPELLILDEPINGLDPSGMKDMRSIFSMLSKEYGMTLLISSHLLGEVEVIADTIGIIKSGRLIREISMDTMRGQGTDYVELKTPDYQKAAFILESKLQLRNFKVMDNAIIRIYDTGIAQSDISKTLILNDINIESINKRTASLEEYFLTQIEGVENVV; this is translated from the coding sequence ATGAGTATTATCGTGAGCACGAAACATTTAACTAAATCTTTTCAAGGAAAAGAAGTCGTATCAGATGTAAGTATGAATATCTTTCAAGGAGAGATTTACGGCTTCCTCGGACCTAATGGATCAGGGAAGACGACGGTGATGAAGATGCTCCTTAATCTGGTCAAACCTACTAGTGGTGACATTGAAATTTTCGGAGAGCCCCTAACATATTCGTCCATTGAGTACCTTAAGCGGGTCGGTAGCATTATTGAATTTCCTGTCTTTTATGACAAATTGACTGCACTTGAGAATCTTGAACTGCATTGTGCTTATATGGGTTTCTATAATAAGAAGGCTCTCAAAGAAACGTTGGAACTAGTCCATTTAACTAATGTGGATCAAAAGTCTGTCCGAGACTTCTCTCTAGGAATGAAGCAGCGGTTGGGTATCGCTAGAGCTATGATCACGAGACCGGAGTTGTTAATTCTGGATGAACCCATCAATGGGTTGGATCCTAGCGGAATGAAAGATATGAGAAGTATTTTCAGTATGTTGAGTAAAGAGTATGGTATGACCTTGTTAATCTCAAGTCATCTATTGGGAGAGGTTGAAGTTATCGCGGATACGATCGGAATTATTAAGAGTGGACGATTAATCCGAGAGATTTCCATGGACACGATGAGAGGTCAGGGTACAGATTATGTTGAACTCAAGACTCCTGATTACCAGAAGGCAGCCTTTATTCTAGAGAGTAAGCTTCAACTTAGAAACTTTAAGGTCATGGATAACGCAATCATTCGTATTTACGATACAGGGATCGCTCAATCGGACATTTCAAAAACATTGATCCTAAATGATATTAACATCGAATCTATTAATAAAAGGACAGCGTCATTAGAAGAATACTTCTTAACACAAATAGAGGGGGTTGAGAATGTTGTTTAA
- a CDS encoding sugar kinase: MNNHLDVVTFGEPMAMFYANEPGPLHEIFSFSKALAGAETNVAVGLSRLGLNAGLVTKLGEDNFGKFIVEALKKEKIDTRSMTFTEQYSTGMLVKSKVITGDPIVEYFRKSSAASKLNVSDFDADYFSSARHMHMTSISVALSQECHEFAVHAMKFMKDKDKTISFDPNLRPKLWPDTSTMVKTINDLSSNCDWFLPGINEGRILTGYETPEDIASFYLDRGISVVVIKLGAEGAYYQTVEQAGYVKGFPVTHVVDTVGAGDGFAVGVISALLDGLSLEEATRRGNAIGALAVMSPGDMDGLPTRDKLESFMK; encoded by the coding sequence ATGAACAACCATTTAGATGTAGTTACTTTTGGAGAGCCTATGGCGATGTTCTATGCTAATGAACCTGGACCTTTACATGAGATTTTTTCATTCTCCAAAGCTCTCGCAGGAGCAGAGACGAATGTTGCGGTAGGATTGTCACGGCTAGGATTGAATGCGGGACTCGTAACCAAGCTAGGTGAGGACAACTTCGGAAAATTCATCGTAGAAGCTCTGAAGAAAGAGAAAATAGATACACGTAGCATGACCTTTACAGAACAATATTCTACTGGAATGCTCGTGAAATCCAAAGTCATAACAGGTGATCCGATCGTTGAATATTTCAGAAAAAGTTCTGCAGCTTCCAAATTGAACGTATCTGATTTCGATGCTGATTATTTCTCATCCGCTAGACATATGCATATGACGAGCATATCGGTGGCGTTATCTCAGGAATGTCATGAATTTGCTGTCCATGCCATGAAATTCATGAAAGACAAGGACAAGACAATCTCCTTCGACCCCAATCTACGCCCGAAATTATGGCCTGATACCTCAACTATGGTGAAGACGATTAATGACTTATCCTCTAACTGTGATTGGTTCCTACCAGGAATTAATGAGGGGAGAATCTTAACTGGTTATGAGACACCTGAGGATATCGCTTCCTTTTATCTAGATCGAGGTATATCCGTTGTTGTCATTAAATTGGGGGCAGAGGGAGCCTATTATCAAACAGTAGAACAAGCAGGGTACGTTAAAGGTTTCCCTGTTACTCATGTTGTTGATACCGTTGGTGCGGGAGATGGATTTGCCGTTGGTGTGATCAGTGCACTTCTTGATGGACTTTCACTAGAGGAAGCTACCCGACGTGGGAATGCCATCGGTGCTCTTGCGGTCATGTCACCTGGGGATATGGACGGCTTACCTACTCGGGACAAATTGGAATCATTCATGAAATAA
- a CDS encoding response regulator transcription factor — protein MVITYLEKEGFTVIHAKDGEEALRIFTLESFDLILLDLMLPKLSGMELLRMIREKSLIPILILSAKDGEVDKALGLGFGADDYIAKPFSMIELSARVNAALRRANYHVNAPEDRRRNIIEIHELMMDVENLTCSKKGQEIKLTSKEHQILKLFMTNPKKVFTKEHIYQTVWDEPYYGDENIINVHMRRLREKIEDNPSEPQYIKTLWGIGYRLGEF, from the coding sequence ATGGTTATCACTTACTTAGAGAAGGAAGGATTTACTGTTATCCATGCGAAGGATGGGGAAGAGGCATTACGGATATTTACCCTCGAGTCATTCGATCTGATTCTTCTAGACCTGATGCTTCCGAAGCTAAGTGGAATGGAATTGTTAAGAATGATTAGGGAGAAGAGCCTGATCCCGATTCTGATATTATCTGCGAAGGATGGTGAAGTAGATAAAGCGCTAGGACTTGGCTTCGGTGCAGACGACTACATAGCCAAACCATTCTCTATGATTGAACTGTCTGCTAGAGTGAACGCGGCTCTTCGAAGAGCTAATTACCATGTCAATGCCCCTGAGGATCGTAGAAGAAATATCATTGAGATCCATGAACTGATGATGGATGTAGAGAATCTAACCTGTAGTAAAAAAGGGCAGGAAATAAAATTAACTTCTAAGGAACATCAAATACTCAAACTATTCATGACTAATCCGAAAAAGGTATTTACCAAAGAACATATCTACCAAACCGTATGGGATGAACCCTATTACGGGGACGAGAATATTATTAATGTACATATGCGAAGATTGAGAGAAAAGATCGAAGACAACCCTTCGGAGCCTCAATATATTAAGACCCTGTGGGGAATCGGATATAGGCTAGGGGAGTTTTAG
- a CDS encoding GNAT family N-acetyltransferase, with product MASFQMNEYVNETVRAYQAKDEDAQDIMDILLGIARWLKSKGSRQWEGLLHGEDSHDMIGSISKGEVFVFKENGVCVGIVILKQQASPWDINLWGEHEAHLDNSVYVHRLAVSRGYGGQGLGKEIMLWVQQGIQFKDKDVIRLDCIANNELLNSFYLQCGFSYKGEVEGFSKYEKWLPM from the coding sequence ATGGCATCATTCCAGATGAACGAGTATGTTAATGAAACAGTTAGGGCGTATCAAGCGAAGGATGAGGATGCACAGGATATCATGGATATTCTGTTAGGCATAGCAAGATGGCTTAAGAGCAAGGGTTCTAGGCAATGGGAAGGTCTATTACATGGTGAAGATAGCCATGATATGATTGGCTCAATTTCAAAAGGTGAGGTATTTGTTTTTAAAGAAAATGGAGTTTGTGTGGGAATTGTCATTCTGAAGCAGCAAGCTAGTCCATGGGATATAAATTTATGGGGTGAGCATGAGGCGCATCTCGATAACTCTGTATATGTACATAGACTTGCGGTTAGTCGTGGATATGGTGGACAGGGTCTAGGAAAAGAAATCATGCTTTGGGTGCAACAGGGTATTCAATTCAAAGACAAGGATGTTATTCGGCTGGACTGTATAGCCAATAACGAACTATTAAATAGTTTTTACCTACAATGTGGTTTTAGCTATAAGGGTGAAGTCGAAGGTTTTAGCAAATATGAGAAATGGTTACCAATGTAA
- a CDS encoding sensor histidine kinase — protein sequence MTIVWITIIFILSMIVVLQYIAAKRRSDDLKYCYNKLTSIMENKSSEQLMRVTDDVSIQKLLTAMNLLLDANQELTAHFTRTEIVMKRMLANVSHDLKTPLTVVLGTIEMILDDPNLDPEEQERLLRLLHQKALEIVKMIHTFFDLAKLESNDQDFPLTRVNMNGVCKNSILSYYDVIQSNYIQPSIDIPESPIYAYANEEALDRILNNLIDNAIRYGADGKVIGITLRSDEAFVYIDVWDQGKGISEQHHDLVFERMYTLEDSRNRSFQGSGLGLTITKRLVEQLGGEVRLHSKPYVKTTFTVILPRATY from the coding sequence ATGACCATTGTATGGATAACTATCATTTTTATATTAAGTATGATTGTTGTACTTCAGTACATAGCTGCGAAGAGAAGGTCTGATGATCTGAAATATTGCTACAACAAATTAACGTCTATTATGGAGAATAAGTCTTCAGAGCAGCTAATGAGAGTAACAGATGATGTCAGCATCCAAAAACTATTAACGGCGATGAATCTGTTGTTAGATGCTAATCAAGAGTTAACAGCACATTTTACGCGAACAGAAATAGTTATGAAGCGAATGCTCGCCAACGTATCCCACGATTTAAAGACGCCATTAACCGTCGTACTCGGCACGATCGAAATGATTCTAGATGATCCTAATTTAGATCCAGAAGAACAAGAACGATTACTAAGATTGCTTCATCAAAAAGCATTAGAGATCGTTAAGATGATCCATACTTTTTTTGATCTAGCGAAGTTAGAGTCAAATGATCAAGATTTTCCGTTGACGCGTGTGAACATGAATGGTGTGTGTAAGAATAGTATTCTATCCTACTATGATGTCATTCAATCGAACTATATCCAGCCTTCCATTGACATACCAGAGTCACCAATTTACGCCTATGCTAATGAAGAAGCGTTAGATCGAATATTAAATAATTTAATAGATAATGCAATCCGCTACGGGGCCGATGGAAAAGTGATTGGCATAACTTTAAGAAGTGACGAAGCCTTTGTATACATAGATGTATGGGATCAAGGGAAGGGCATCAGTGAGCAACACCATGATCTTGTTTTTGAAAGGATGTACACCCTCGAAGACTCCAGGAATAGATCTTTTCAGGGAAGTGGACTCGGGCTCACCATAACGAAAAGATTGGTGGAACAATTGGGTGGGGAAGTCCGTCTGCATAGCAAACCATACGTGAAGACAACATTTACGGTGATACTACCACGAGCGACATATTAA
- a CDS encoding DUF6081 family protein, producing the protein MEQQRVIGDFHTILDEGKVWKIGGFPLPDGTFWEYREPDAVVIVRNGILYARATLSRQNNHIQILDNAKHMYYSVDPVEVPEAGEVSFELQIRARSQNTAPGDLYDGYVSVNLLDFTTGAALDFFAGNDKYASVYAVLPFPGVEVPPSDKTRYFCVFKEDTNFKAREFNTYKITYNRAKDEAVFYLNGVEIRREKNIPIKFNQFTIALGMMTEKDLSPEGSVSVHGQTIIAEWSPVTVTTIEGSKDVKVSNEVEVTE; encoded by the coding sequence ATGGAACAACAGCGTGTGATTGGTGATTTTCATACCATTTTAGATGAAGGGAAAGTGTGGAAAATAGGTGGGTTCCCACTTCCTGACGGAACATTCTGGGAGTATCGCGAGCCAGATGCAGTTGTGATCGTACGCAATGGAATTCTGTATGCTCGCGCAACATTAAGTCGTCAGAATAATCATATCCAAATTCTAGATAATGCTAAACATATGTACTATTCGGTAGATCCCGTCGAAGTACCTGAAGCAGGCGAAGTAAGTTTTGAACTTCAAATTCGTGCACGTTCACAGAATACAGCTCCTGGAGATTTATATGATGGATATGTATCTGTTAATTTGCTGGATTTCACAACAGGAGCAGCGCTTGATTTCTTTGCTGGAAATGATAAATATGCAAGTGTATATGCCGTGCTACCTTTTCCAGGTGTAGAGGTTCCTCCATCTGACAAGACACGATACTTCTGTGTGTTCAAAGAAGATACGAACTTTAAGGCGAGAGAATTCAACACATATAAAATAACGTATAATCGCGCTAAAGATGAAGCAGTATTCTATCTAAATGGGGTAGAGATCAGACGGGAGAAGAACATTCCGATCAAGTTCAATCAGTTCACGATTGCGCTTGGGATGATGACTGAGAAGGACCTATCGCCAGAAGGCAGCGTATCTGTTCATGGACAGACTATTATTGCGGAGTGGTCACCGGTTACTGTGACTACGATTGAGGGATCAAAAGATGTTAAAGTATCGAATGAAGTGGAAGTTACGGAATAG
- a CDS encoding prenyltransferase, protein MFRQFMKASRASIIMVMLIPVALGALGAYMWDGVFHIGLLLLTLLGSALAHLFSNMINDLWDYKNGADSNVEEGIDAITSHSGFLTNGMWSVRTYTFVTWLLFGIAICCGIILSFFSGWWAFVLGLLGGMIAYFYVAPPLKLGYRGKGLGEVAIILSFGVLPVMGSYYVQTAHMDVRALLLSLPIGLLTTLILFNHHFLHWQLDRQAGKKTLIVVWGEAKALRFSKILLLLAALSLVVCTIVGVLPYYSLIACLALIPLYRVYGGLKEHNKSQAYLPLMGGSLQATVRFGAILILIMIIQGLMF, encoded by the coding sequence ATGTTTAGGCAATTTATGAAAGCATCAAGAGCTTCGATTATTATGGTAATGTTGATTCCTGTTGCATTAGGTGCACTAGGAGCTTATATGTGGGACGGTGTATTTCATATTGGACTATTGTTGTTAACACTCTTAGGATCAGCACTGGCACATTTATTCTCAAATATGATTAACGATCTATGGGATTATAAGAATGGGGCCGATTCTAATGTAGAAGAGGGGATAGATGCGATAACTAGCCACTCAGGTTTTCTGACAAACGGGATGTGGAGTGTACGTACTTACACGTTCGTAACTTGGTTGTTATTTGGTATCGCTATTTGTTGTGGTATCATCTTGAGTTTCTTTAGTGGTTGGTGGGCATTCGTACTAGGATTATTAGGTGGGATGATTGCTTATTTCTATGTGGCACCTCCGCTGAAGCTTGGTTATCGGGGAAAAGGGTTGGGTGAAGTAGCTATTATCCTTTCGTTTGGTGTGTTACCTGTAATGGGATCTTATTATGTTCAGACAGCTCATATGGATGTTCGTGCGCTACTATTATCGTTACCGATCGGACTACTGACGACTCTTATTTTATTTAATCACCATTTCTTACATTGGCAATTGGATCGCCAAGCAGGCAAAAAGACGTTAATTGTCGTATGGGGTGAAGCAAAGGCACTTCGCTTCTCTAAAATACTACTTTTATTAGCGGCGCTATCGCTCGTTGTATGCACTATCGTAGGTGTGTTGCCTTATTATTCATTGATTGCATGTTTAGCTTTAATTCCGTTGTATCGTGTATATGGTGGGTTGAAGGAACATAATAAATCACAAGCATATCTACCTTTAATGGGAGGTTCCTTGCAAGCGACCGTACGCTTCGGAGCCATACTCATCCTGATCATGATTATTCAAGGTCTAATGTTCTGA
- a CDS encoding ABC transporter permease → MLFNLMKLELKKNKFGWYLRGVILANVIIVLTMCFLPYVEKLEGEGPAFVDLAEALSIIGTIVRVTFVIFAGVLYSKLIIDEYKNNTISLLFTYPIQRKKVILSKILLITGMTFIVIVVSNVFVAGSFVMVNHYFHFVQNDLASHWRSSEFLNIVVQAIAATGMSLISLYFGMRKKSVPTTIVSSLLIIGLVNSNNMGHSLSNIIAIPLSLAAIGVIIAYVTFRNIDRVDIV, encoded by the coding sequence ATGTTGTTTAATTTGATGAAGCTTGAATTGAAGAAGAATAAATTCGGATGGTACCTTAGAGGGGTTATCCTTGCGAATGTGATTATTGTTCTAACTATGTGTTTTTTGCCTTATGTGGAGAAACTGGAGGGGGAAGGTCCCGCCTTTGTAGACTTAGCTGAAGCTCTATCAATCATAGGCACGATAGTTCGAGTAACATTTGTTATTTTTGCAGGTGTTCTGTATTCCAAATTAATCATTGATGAATATAAGAATAATACCATCTCACTTCTATTTACCTATCCAATCCAACGTAAGAAAGTGATCCTATCTAAAATCCTGCTGATTACTGGGATGACATTCATTGTAATCGTGGTTTCTAATGTGTTTGTAGCAGGGTCTTTTGTCATGGTTAATCATTACTTTCATTTCGTTCAAAATGATCTAGCTAGCCATTGGAGATCCTCAGAGTTCCTCAATATTGTCGTTCAGGCCATAGCCGCAACGGGGATGAGTCTTATCTCCTTATATTTTGGCATGCGAAAGAAATCAGTCCCTACTACGATTGTGTCATCGCTATTGATTATTGGATTAGTTAACTCTAACAATATGGGTCACTCTCTTAGTAATATTATCGCAATCCCGCTTTCGTTGGCTGCGATTGGTGTGATCATAGCCTACGTCACTTTTAGAAATATAGATAGAGTGGATATTGTATAA
- a CDS encoding glycosyl hydrolase, translated as MKKWIILTATSLVIITVAFTSYFLSNREEPIIFFEAEDGVLNGVEKSQQTALFSGNGYVTGFDQPEDSLSVKLHAPEEGMYQLWIGYNGPNGDKQSNLSLNGQPFADVKLVPTTGFTELKYGRVKLLEGDNTFTFTTGWGWYDIDYVKIQKVAPKSKHQVKNELVNPNATKEALTLHKFLLDHYGKNILSGQQNLIEALELKAEYGKLPAVVGFDLIEYSPTRVAHGSNSKEVENILQWDELGGITTLAWHWNAPKDLIDSVEQPWYKGFYTEGTTFDIEQALANPDSEDYKMILNDIDVIAIQLKRLQEANIPVLWRPLHEAEGGWFWWGAKGPEPAKKLYRLLYDRLTNVHQLNNLIWIWNSESPEWYPGDDVVDIISIDSYPLAGDYSPINHRYDQLVELVQDRKLVALTENGPIPDPDLLQEYQSDWSWFCTWEGEFINDGIQNNKEHIQQVYNHPYVLTLDELPEYKK; from the coding sequence ATGAAGAAATGGATCATCCTTACGGCGACGAGCTTAGTTATTATTACCGTGGCATTTACAAGCTACTTCTTAAGTAACCGAGAAGAGCCTATTATCTTTTTCGAGGCAGAAGATGGTGTCCTCAATGGGGTTGAGAAGAGTCAACAGACTGCTCTATTCTCTGGGAATGGATATGTTACTGGCTTCGATCAACCTGAGGATTCATTATCTGTAAAGCTACATGCTCCTGAAGAGGGAATGTATCAACTCTGGATCGGGTATAACGGCCCAAATGGTGATAAACAGAGCAACCTCTCGCTTAATGGACAACCATTTGCTGATGTTAAATTAGTACCTACGACAGGATTTACTGAGTTGAAGTATGGAAGAGTTAAATTACTAGAAGGTGATAATACCTTCACCTTCACGACTGGATGGGGCTGGTATGATATCGATTATGTCAAAATTCAAAAGGTCGCTCCCAAATCAAAACATCAAGTGAAGAATGAACTTGTTAACCCTAACGCAACTAAAGAAGCACTCACACTACATAAATTTTTACTAGATCACTATGGAAAGAACATACTATCTGGACAGCAGAATCTTATTGAAGCGCTGGAACTAAAGGCTGAATATGGTAAGCTTCCTGCGGTGGTCGGATTCGATTTAATCGAATACTCTCCAACCCGTGTTGCACATGGTTCAAACTCGAAGGAAGTTGAGAATATCCTTCAGTGGGATGAACTCGGTGGAATCACAACACTCGCATGGCATTGGAACGCACCTAAAGACCTGATTGATTCGGTTGAACAACCTTGGTATAAGGGCTTCTATACAGAAGGAACAACATTCGATATAGAGCAAGCTTTAGCGAATCCCGATTCAGAGGATTATAAGATGATCCTAAACGACATCGATGTGATCGCCATACAATTAAAACGTCTTCAAGAGGCTAACATCCCTGTCCTTTGGAGACCTTTACATGAGGCTGAAGGGGGGTGGTTCTGGTGGGGAGCTAAAGGTCCTGAGCCTGCTAAAAAACTCTATCGTCTACTCTATGATCGCTTAACTAATGTCCATCAACTCAACAATCTCATCTGGATTTGGAATTCAGAATCACCAGAGTGGTATCCTGGAGATGATGTCGTCGATATTATCAGTATCGATTCTTATCCTTTAGCAGGAGATTATAGTCCTATTAACCACCGCTATGATCAACTCGTAGAACTTGTCCAAGACCGGAAGTTGGTTGCTCTAACGGAGAATGGGCCAATACCTGATCCTGATCTTCTTCAAGAATATCAGAGTGATTGGAGTTGGTTCTGCACGTGGGAGGGAGAGTTCATTAATGATGGGATACAGAATAACAAAGAACATATCCAGCAAGTATACAATCATCCTTATGTCCTTACGTTAGATGAGCTACCCGAATATAAGAAATAG
- a CDS encoding bifunctional 2-keto-4-hydroxyglutarate aldolase/2-keto-3-deoxy-6-phosphogluconate aldolase, whose translation MKKIKVLQNISAVGVVAVIRADTPEAAIRMSEACIEGGLNNIEVTFTTPDADHAIKILARKYGDKAVIGAGTVLDPLTARIAILAGAEFVVSPSFEEETAKMCNLYSIPYMPGCLTLNEMKEALKLGVDVLKLFPGSAFGPDFIKAVKGPMPHVQIMPTGGVDLNNMEQWIRNGSIAVGIGGNLTAPAKDNRYDLITELAAQYVAKFQEITQQ comes from the coding sequence ATGAAGAAGATCAAAGTGTTACAGAATATTTCAGCGGTAGGCGTAGTTGCTGTTATTAGAGCTGATACTCCTGAAGCGGCTATTCGGATGTCTGAAGCTTGTATTGAAGGTGGACTTAATAATATCGAAGTAACTTTTACAACACCCGATGCAGATCATGCGATCAAGATTCTTGCTCGGAAATATGGTGATAAAGCAGTTATTGGAGCGGGTACCGTACTCGATCCATTAACAGCAAGAATTGCTATCTTGGCAGGTGCTGAGTTTGTCGTGAGTCCTTCTTTTGAAGAAGAGACAGCTAAAATGTGTAACTTGTATAGCATACCTTATATGCCAGGTTGTCTGACCTTAAATGAAATGAAGGAAGCGTTGAAGTTGGGCGTAGATGTACTGAAGTTATTTCCGGGTAGTGCATTCGGGCCGGATTTCATTAAGGCTGTTAAAGGACCGATGCCTCATGTGCAGATTATGCCTACGGGTGGCGTGGATCTGAATAATATGGAACAGTGGATTCGTAATGGAAGCATCGCAGTCGGTATCGGTGGAAATTTAACGGCTCCAGCCAAAGACAATCGCTATGACCTTATTACAGAATTAGCTGCACAATATGTTGCTAAATTTCAGGAGATTACTCAGCAATAA